The Cellulophaga sp. RHA19 genome includes the window AATTATTATTATTTGTTTCATATCTGTGCATAAACTTTTCAGGTATAAAAAGTTTTACAGGCTTATGATATAATTCTGCAGATGGGTAGCCAAATAATTTTTCTGCCTGTTTATTGCTAATTTGTATAACTCCATTCTCATCAATAATTAACATGGCATCAGGAGCAGATTCTAAAAGACCTCTAAATTTAATTTCGGCCATTCGTAACTGTGTTACATCTTGGCAGGTGCCCATCATTTCAATAGGTTCTCCTAACTCGTTAGTAATAAGTTCTCCTAATAAATGTACTGTTTTTGTTGTGCCGTCTTCTAAAACAATGCGGTGTAATACATCAGTAAACTTATTTACCTTTACTGTGTCATCTATAAAGTTAGAAACTTTTTCTCTATCTTCTGGATGTATATGGTTAAAGTATATTTCAAAGGGTATTGTTGGGTATAATATAGCATCTCTGCCAAAAATATTATACATATTTGTAGACCAATTAATTTCGTTGGTAATCATATTCCAACTCCAATTACCAATCATTGTAATTTGTTCTGCGTAGTTTAGGAGTTGATTCTTTTTTATGAGTTCATTTTCAGCGTTTTTTCTTTCTGTTATATCATAAAAAATTCCTAGAATTCCTAGGTGTTCATCTAACTCATTTCTTAGCGGAGTTAAGGAAAGTTCTACAGGAAATAATGTTCCATTTTTTTTACGAAAAGTCCATTCTCTTGTGTCTTTAATATTTTGTAATGCTAACTCGTAAAATGGATTAAAATTATCCATATACTCTTTATTATACTTTGCAGCAAATTCTTCACTTAACGATTTTACTTCGTTTTCTAATAAAATAGAAGTAGGGGCAAGATTTCCAATAACTTCTTGTGCTTTAAAGCCTAATAGATTTTCTGCTCCAGAATTAAAATGCCTTACATTGCCTTCTTTATCTATAGATACTATTGATACAGCACTTGAGTTAATAATTGATTTTAATTCACTATTTACAGAATGTAATTGAAGCTCTGTCTTTTTAATTTCGGTAATTTCCTGAAAAATACCATAAACACGGGTTATGACTCCATTCTCTATATCAGCTAAGCCAATTTTACGAGCCCATATTTTTTTACCTTTTACGGTTTCTAGAGCAACTTCTTCATCAAAACTAATACCACTATTAATTAAGTTGGACATTAATTCTGTTACTTTTTTTCTATGTTTTTTGTCTTTAAATAATGTAATTGTTTCTTTTAGATTTATTACTTCTCTATTTTCTAAATCAAGAATCTCACAAGTAATTTTGTCTAGTTTATAATTTTTTGTGTCTAAATTTAATTCCCATATACCAATACGAGCTACATTATTAATACGATCTAGTGTATTTTTAATTTTAGGATTATTTTCAATAGCCTTATGCATTATATTTTTTTTATAAACTTTGTAAGCGAAAATGTTGCTTTGGTAGGGGGGTACAACATTCTAAAAATAACCATTTTATTGAAATTATTGAGCCTTGTTACTAATAAATGTTCATATTGTTTATTTGTTTTCGATAAAAGACTACTTTAAGTTGTTAAATAGTAGTTGTTTATATTTATTTTGAAAGATTATAATTACAGATAAATCAAATTATACTTGAAAAAAATGAAAAATACTAAGGAGTTTTATATATAAAACTCCTTATTTTTAGATTGTAAAATAATACAATTAATTAAAAAAAAGTTACATATACTATAAGTTTAGAAAGTATTTAGTAATTTTATCACTTAGTAATCAGCTAATTATAGCAAATAACTCAGTTTATGCAATGTCCTTGTACACCAACACAGCTTTATAAAAATTGTTGTGAAAAAGCTCATTTAGACATCACTAAGGTACAAACAGCAGAACAGTTAATGCGTTCTAGATATAGTGCTTTTGTGCTTGCAAATATTGATTATTTGCAAAAAAGTCACCATAGTAAAACACGACCAGGAAAGAGAGGGAGAAAAGAAATTAAAGATTGGACAAACTCTGTTCATTGGATTAAGTTATCTGTTCTAGATACAGATAAAGGTGCTAAACACAATACTACAGGTAAGGTAGAGTTTAAAGCTTATTATATGGAAGATTCTAATATTATAATTTTACACGAAATTTCTAACTTTAGTAAAGAAAATGGACATTGGGTTTATGTAGATGGTAACTAAGTTAAACTAGTTTTTGTTTTTTAACACCACGCAATATTTTTTGAATATCTAAATTATCTTTTTGAGGTATCAAATAGTTCTCTATATCTTCATTATTTTTAATAGTTTCTGTTTTATCAATAAAGCCATAGCCCATATATGTGCCATTTTTTAGTAAAACAAAAGCTTCTTCTTCTTCGGTGCGGCCTTTTTCTTTTAAAATCGTTAACTCGGCTACATCTTTAATGTGTTGTATAGCAAGGGTAACCCTTTGGTTGTAAGCTTCAGGAGCTTCATTGTCTCTACAAATGCCATTACAAGAACTAATTTTATGGTGGTTACAGGCGGCTACACCCTCCTGAAGGTGACAGTATTTAGGACATAAATTAAATAAAAAACACAGTTCTTCTACATAAGCTCTGCATTGCCTTATATTAGAAAATATTTTTAAAGGATTAGGACTAGATTTTAAGGTATTATATGCCAAATGCATTATTCCTTTACGGTCTGTGTAACTAAAAACAGCATAGTTTTTTAGGTTTCTTTTAGCTAATTGGTTGTACTCTGGGTAGTGTTGTTTTATAGCAGCATCTTCCATTAATAATGCTAGCAATTCGCTACCAGATAGTTCAAAATCTATATCTGCAGTCTCCCTACACATATCTAAAGATTTTTGTGTTTTACTGTAAAAATGAGAAAGTACTCTTTTTTTTAAGTCTATTGCTTTACCAATGTAGATAATTTTTCCCTTCTTGTTTTTAAAGTAATAAATACCAGGTGTATTGGGTATTTTATTAAAAACCTCTGTAGGTAGGTGAGAAGGTAAAGCACCTTCTTTAGATGTTTTTTTAAGGAAACTATTAAAAACAGTTTCTGCATCATCTTGTGCTAGCAAAATTTTAAAAAGTGTAACGGTAGCTTCTGCATCGCCTCTTGCTCTGTGCCTGCCCTCTATAGTAATGTTTAGGTCTTTAGATATTTTTCCTAAGCTATAAGACTTATGGCCAGGTATAAGTTTTCTGGACAAACGAATTGTACACAGTTTTTTACGTCTAAAATCTTTATCTATAGCCTTAAACTCATTGCGTATTACATTGTAGTCAAAATTTACATTATGAGCTACAAATATGGTATCCTCGGTAATATCTAACACTTGTTGAGCAATTTCTGCAAAAGTAGGCGCATTGGCAACCATTGCATTATCTATACCTGTAAGTGTAGTAATGTAATAAGGTATTACAGATTCTGGGTTTACTAAAGAGGTAAACTCGTCTACAACTTTTTTGCCATCAAACTTAAAAATAGAAATTTCTGTAATTCTATTAGTTTGTCCGGTAGTTTCTACATCAATAATAGTATACATCATTATAGCGACTTTTCTAATGCTTTTAATTCTACACCAAGCGTATTAAACATTGTAATTATACTGCTTATTTTAAGCTCTTCCTCTGTGTATTCTTGTGTGTTAATACTACAGGTAAATTCCCATATTTCTAATATTTCATCAATAGATACATCATAAGCTTGGTAATCACTATTGTCAGATACTAACTTTAGGGTGTTGTTTTCTTCAATTTGGTTGTATACTCTTTTGTAGACCATACCGTCGTTAAGTGTAACTAAAACATACGTTTTTCCACTTATAATATCTCTTCTGTCTTCAATAAATTTACCAATAACAAAAGCTCCATTTTTCATAGGTAACATAGAGTCTCCTTTTATAGGAAAAGCTCTGTGCTTGCCTGTTGGTAAAAAAGGAAGTTTAATTTTAGACAATTGCTCTATATACTCAGGATCATCATAACCTGCTAAATAACCTGCAGAGGCAGCTACAGGAACAATTTCTATGAGATTGTCATTGTCTACATCTACTGTAATAGGAAAAAGAACACGTTGGTTGCCAATCTCTATAAAAGATGCATCTGCAGCTTTACTTAGGTCGTTACGAACAAGAATATCTATAGGTAATTTAAAATAATCAGATAATTGTATAAGAGTTTCTATGGTAGGTGCAGAGCGGCCTTCTTCATAAGAACTTACACGGGCTCTTGTAATACCTAAGTTTTTAGCTAAACCCTCTTGTGTAGCACCTTTTAAGCTTCTTAAATGGCGAATATTTGTAGCAATAAAAATCATAATGCTACAAATGTAAACAATAATTGCAATTAATTGTAGCTAAAAAATGTAACTTGTATTTTTATTTATACTCAATTTATTGTACTTATTTGCTTATAAGCTGTTTACGTAGATCTAAAACTAATTTATTGTTGTTTTGTTTACTTTATTTTTTATTTTTTTTAATAAATAAAGTCCTAATACACCACCTAAAGCAGAAACCAAACAGTTAATTATAAATAAACTATTATTAAATGTACCATATTGCATTATAGACCAGGCATCAAAGCCTAGTCTGCCAAAAGATTTAATTAAAAACACGCTACCAAAAACACCAATTAGAGTATTTCCTGTAAAACCAAAAGAGTATTTTTTATAAAAAAAAGCAGTTAGGTTTGCAGCTATTATACCTATGATAATACTAATTAAAGAAATTAATGTTCCCGTCATACTAATAATTTATTTTAGTGTCCGTAATCCATTTTATCTATTTTGCCTCCCATTAATCTTTTTTGTACAATTAAATATACAAAAAGAAGTATAAAGCCAATTATTCCCCAGTTTAAGGCTACAGATAATCCATATTCAGGTGCGGCTGTATTGTATATTGTTAAAGGCTCATTAACAGTATTAATAGAAGGTAAAATTACAGGAAATAACGATGCTAATGAAGATGTTATTCCGCCTAAAACAATTAGACTAGATAATATAAAACTATAAATATCTTTCTTTATTTTTTTGATAAAAAACAAGCCAATTAATCCAGTTAAATATATAATTGGAAATAATATTAAATATGGTTTGTCTACAAAATTATTTAAAGAACTAGGATTAACTATTTGCCATACAATTAAAGAAAATACAGTAAGTACAGCAAGTACAATGTTTAACTTAAAAACAATACCTTTAAGCTTGTTATTTATTGATGAATTTGTTTTTAAAATAATCCAATTAGCACCGTGTATAGCAAGTGTAACCACAGATATTATACCTATAATTAGTGTAAACCAATCTATAATACCTGGTGTTTTACTTAACGGACTAAAAGTGCTGTCCCATAATGGTAAGAAAAAATAATGGCCTTCATGAGCAGAAACACCATTTTCTACACTGCCTAAATTTACGCCTCTAACAATATTACCAAGTGCAATGCCAAAGAAAAGGGCTAATAGCAAACTAGAAACACCAAAAGATTTGTCCCAAATATCCTTCCACATTTGGTAATTAAATTGACCTCTAAACTCTAATCCAATTGCTCTAAAAATAATAAGCCATAGTACTATTATTAATGGTAAATAAAAGCCACTAAAAACTGAGGCATAAAATGTAGGGAAAGCCATAAAAAGCATACCACCAGCAGCAACCAGCCAAACCTCATTAGAGTCCCAGAATAGTCCTGCAGATTTTGTAATAACCTCTTTGTCTTTTTCTTTTTTGGCAAAGAATAAATGAATTATCCCTGCACCAAAATCATAGCCATCCAAAATAAAAAATACAGCTAAAACAATAGCTATTGTAATATACCAAAATACTTCCATAGTTTAATGTGTTTTAGGTTCTGGACCTTGGTTAATAGTTTTTCCCACTAGGACTAAAAACAATAATCCAAGTAGCATATATAAGGCAACAAAACCAAGTAAGGTAAATAAGGTATTACCAGATGATACAGTAGGGGATACACCTTCGCTAGTTCTTAATAAACCATATACTAAATAGGGCTGTCTTCCTAATTCTGCCGTATACCAACCTGTTAGATTTGCAATGTATGGGAACGGAACTAAAAACATAATTGTCCATAACAATGGTTTAATTTTATATATTTTTTTTCGCCATAAAAAGAAAGCAGATAAAAGCATAACACCAATAAATATAGTACCTAAACCAACCATTATATGGTAAGAGTAATAGAGTGCAGGTATATTATCTGGTAATTCTTCTTTTTTAAACTGGTCCATTCCTGGTATTTGTTTATCCCAGTCTTGATGGGTTAAAAAACTTAATACATTGGGTACGGCAATTTTATTGTCTAATTTTTTTTCAACCATATTTGGTTGCCCAACTAAAACAATTTCTGCCCCAGCTTCTTCAGTTTCAAAAATACCTTCCATAGCAGCAAAAGATGCTGGTTGGTATTCTGCAACGTTTTTAGCATTCCAATCTCCGGTAGGGAAAGCAACTAATATGCTAGAAATTAAACCAAAAATAACTCCTGTTTTTAAAAACAGTTTTCCGTATTCAGTTTGTTTGTTTCTTAAAACATAAAAAGCACCTATACTGGCAACAACAAAAGAAGATGTTACAACGGATGCTAGTTGATTGTGTAAAAAAGCAGGTAGTAGCCAAGGATTGCTAAACAAGGCAGAAAAATTATTTAAAACAAATTTTCCGTTTTCTAATACCTCGTACCCAACTGGGTGCTGCATCCACGCATTGGTAGCTAAAATAAACCAACCGCTTGCCCAGGACCCTAGAAACACTAAAAAACCAGTTAAAAAGTGTAATTTTTGACCCATTAGTTTTTCACCAAAAATAAATAATGCCAAAAAAGACGATTCTAAAAAGAAAGAGAACATACCTTCCATTGCTAAGGTCTGACCAATAACACTACCTGTAAGCTCAGAAAACTTTGCCCAATTGGTGCCAAACTGAAACTCCATAGGAATACCAGTTATAACTCCCATTGTAAAGTTGACAGCAAAAATTTTCATTAAAAATTTTGCCGCGTTATTATATTTTTCAATGTTGTTTCTAAGATATTTCCATTTAAAAAAAACAATTAATAATGATAAGCCCATTGTTAATTGCGGAAATATGTAGTGAAAAGTGATAGTAAAAGCAAATTGCAATCTATCATAAAAGATCATGTCTTCCATATCCTGGGTTTTAGACCATAAAAATACGACACAAACGTTAAACGCTATGTAACTTTAGTAACAAAAAGAGCTTTAAAAAAAGTTTTTTTGGGGGTAAGCTGGTTTGTTATTTTTTCTGTAAAATGAAGAACAATTCGTTACCGCTTCTAGGTTTTATAGAGTTATAAGCAGTATCCATTATTTTGATATTAAAGTGTGGTTTAAAAAGCATTATATATTCTTCTTTATTACCGCCAAAAGGAGGATGCGTGCTGTTTAGTGGAATGTTAAATAAGAGTCCTGCAATTTTACCATTTGTGTTTAAAAGGTTAAATGCCTTTTCTACGTATTTATTACGTAGGCTTGGAGATATTGCACAAAAGAAGGTTTGTTCTATAATAAGATCAAAGGTTATATTTAAATCAAAAAAATTAGAGTGAATAAGATGTGAAGAAGGAAATGTTGGAACTCTAGATTTTATATTTTGAAGCGCTGTTTTAGATAAGTCTACAACATACACATTTTTAAAACCTTTGCTGTGTAGGTATTCTGCCTCATAACTATTACCACCGCCAGGAATTAAAATGTGTAAATCTTTGTTGGTTAATTGATTAAAGTAAGATTTTAGAGGAGGAGATACTTCTCCTAAATCCCAGCCAATATCACTTGTTTTATATCTATTATCCCAAAAATCTTCATCTAAAATCATTAATTAGCCGTTGTAATTATAGAAATAAGTTCATTTTTTTGAAGCACTCCAGATTGTCTCCAAATTTGTTTTCCGTTTTTAAAAAGTAACATTGTAGGTACGCCTTTTACTTGGTATTTGGCTGCTAATGTTTGGTTTTTGTCTACATCTATCTTAATAATAGAGACCTTGTCTTTTAAACTATCTTTTACATCTTTTAAAATAGGACTCATTGTTTTGCAAGGCCCACACCATTCTGCATAAAAATCTACTAAAACAGGTGTATCTTTATTTATTAATTCTGAAAACTTGCTCATAATTATTCTATTTTTTAATCTAAACTTTAATTATATCCTAAAATACCACCTTTTAAGTCGTATATTTTGGTAAAACCAACGCTAGCTAATTTATTTGCAGATTTACGACTTCTACTACCGCTTCTACAATAAATGTATATAGCTTCATCTCTATTTAGATTATCAAAATTAGACATAAAATCTCTAGAGAAAAAATCTATATTTATAGCATTCTTAATGTGTCCGTTTTTATATTCATTAGGTGTTCTTACATCTATTAGTTGCACATTTGTATGCTCTATTTTATTTTTAAACTCGGTAGAATTTAGTATTGTAATGGCCTTGTTTGTGTTTGCTTTAGATCCAAATAGGTATGTTAATATAGACATAGTTAAAAATTTGCAGTTACATAAAATACAATAGTAAAATTATAAAATGCTATGCTTTTTGTAAGTAACTTAGGTTACAAAGTTTAGATTGAGTTTTAAACTATGCGCATTTAAAGTGGTCTATTTAAAACAATAGGGAATAAAAAAAGCGACTTAGTAGAAACTAAATCGCTTTTATTGTAGCGAGAACGAGAGTTGAACTCGTGACCTCCGGGTTATGAATCCGACGCTCTAACCAACTGAGCTACCTCGCCAGGTGTTTTTTTTAACGGGTGCAAATATATGTATCTTTTTTCTGTTTATCAAAATTTATTTTGATAAAAATATTATAGCTATTTTAGTTTTTTTATCATACAGAAATATATATATTGCCTTTTCTAAACATTACGAGAATGAGTGATAAAATTAACTATGAGCTAGAGTTTGTGATACAGTCCTCACCACAAATGCTTTACCAATATATATCTACACCATCTGGCTTATCAGAATGGTTTGCAGACAACGTTAACTCAAGAGGAGAGAAATTTACTTTTATTTGGGACGGATCTGAAGAAGTTGCTAATTTACTAAAGAAAAAAAGCGACGAATTTATTCGTTTTGCTTGGGAAGATGATGATGACGATTGTTATTTTGAACTTCGCATTAAAGTAGACGACATTACTTCAGATGTATCTTTATTTATTTCTGACTTTGCAGAAGAAGATGAAGTAGAAGAAGGGAAGTTATTATGGACAAATCAAATTTCTAGTTTAAAACAAGTCTTAGGATCTGCCTAGAAATTATGAAATAAACAATATCTTTGGCCTTGAATTTTTTTCAAGGCTTTTTTTATGATAAATTTTAACGGAGAATTAGTAGAAAACAACACTTTATTTTTAAATGAAGAAAACAGGGGATTACGTTATGGTGATTCACTTTTTGAAAGCATACGTGTTGTAAACGGAAAAATTTATTTTTGGGAAGATCATTACCTGCGTTTAATGGCGTCTATGCGTATTTTACGTATGGAAATTCCAATGAACTTTACAATGGAATATCTAGAAGAGCAAATTCTAGAAACTATTAATGCAGATAACCTACAAAATAATGCTGTGCGTATACGCCTTACTGTTTTTAGAAACAATGGAGGTTTATATTTGCCAACTACTAATAATGTAAGCTTTATTATAGAGACTAAAGTATTGGAAAATGCTTTTTATATACATTCTGATGAAGCTTATGAGGTAGAGCTATTTAAAGACCATTATGTAAACTCTGGTTTGTTATCTACATTAAAATCTAACAATAAAATTATAAACGTTTTAGGCAGCATCTACGCTAAGGAAAATGGTTACAGCAACTGTTTGCTGCTAAATAACCAAAAACAAGTTGTAGAGGCTTTAAATGGTAATTTATTCTTAGTTAAAGGAGATACAATAAAAACACC containing:
- a CDS encoding PAS domain-containing sensor histidine kinase, whose product is MHKAIENNPKIKNTLDRINNVARIGIWELNLDTKNYKLDKITCEILDLENREVINLKETITLFKDKKHRKKVTELMSNLINSGISFDEEVALETVKGKKIWARKIGLADIENGVITRVYGIFQEITEIKKTELQLHSVNSELKSIINSSAVSIVSIDKEGNVRHFNSGAENLLGFKAQEVIGNLAPTSILLENEVKSLSEEFAAKYNKEYMDNFNPFYELALQNIKDTREWTFRKKNGTLFPVELSLTPLRNELDEHLGILGIFYDITERKNAENELIKKNQLLNYAEQITMIGNWSWNMITNEINWSTNMYNIFGRDAILYPTIPFEIYFNHIHPEDREKVSNFIDDTVKVNKFTDVLHRIVLEDGTTKTVHLLGELITNELGEPIEMMGTCQDVTQLRMAEIKFRGLLESAPDAMLIIDENGVIQISNKQAEKLFGYPSAELYHKPVKLFIPEKFMHRYETNNNNFFTSAKTNKIEGSEEYFAVNKLKEKIPIQISLSPLETEEGLLISVAIRDITEQKHNEYKITKAKERLEVLTDNLLNKNRQLADFAHITSHNLRAPVSNLNSLLGFYNSATDEEDKAEVFSKFEIVIGHLTETLDTLVEALKTSNGAPTELKKLKFETILDKTKEILTGEIQKTNATIISDFSIIPSVLYSQLYLESIFLNLISNALKYKSPDRDPVIHIQTQLVKDRITLTVEDNGLGIDLKRHGHKLFGLNKVFHRHPQAKGIGLFMTKVQIESLGGTITAKSEVNKGTIFIVTLN
- a CDS encoding YchJ family protein, which produces MQCPCTPTQLYKNCCEKAHLDITKVQTAEQLMRSRYSAFVLANIDYLQKSHHSKTRPGKRGRKEIKDWTNSVHWIKLSVLDTDKGAKHNTTGKVEFKAYYMEDSNIIILHEISNFSKENGHWVYVDGN
- a CDS encoding exonuclease domain-containing protein; amino-acid sequence: MMYTIIDVETTGQTNRITEISIFKFDGKKVVDEFTSLVNPESVIPYYITTLTGIDNAMVANAPTFAEIAQQVLDITEDTIFVAHNVNFDYNVIRNEFKAIDKDFRRKKLCTIRLSRKLIPGHKSYSLGKISKDLNITIEGRHRARGDAEATVTLFKILLAQDDAETVFNSFLKKTSKEGALPSHLPTEVFNKIPNTPGIYYFKNKKGKIIYIGKAIDLKKRVLSHFYSKTQKSLDMCRETADIDFELSGSELLALLMEDAAIKQHYPEYNQLAKRNLKNYAVFSYTDRKGIMHLAYNTLKSSPNPLKIFSNIRQCRAYVEELCFLFNLCPKYCHLQEGVAACNHHKISSCNGICRDNEAPEAYNQRVTLAIQHIKDVAELTILKEKGRTEEEEAFVLLKNGTYMGYGFIDKTETIKNNEDIENYLIPQKDNLDIQKILRGVKKQKLV
- a CDS encoding XRE family transcriptional regulator — encoded protein: MIFIATNIRHLRSLKGATQEGLAKNLGITRARVSSYEEGRSAPTIETLIQLSDYFKLPIDILVRNDLSKAADASFIEIGNQRVLFPITVDVDNDNLIEIVPVAASAGYLAGYDDPEYIEQLSKIKLPFLPTGKHRAFPIKGDSMLPMKNGAFVIGKFIEDRRDIISGKTYVLVTLNDGMVYKRVYNQIEENNTLKLVSDNSDYQAYDVSIDEILEIWEFTCSINTQEYTEEELKISSIITMFNTLGVELKALEKSL
- the cydB gene encoding cytochrome d ubiquinol oxidase subunit II; the encoded protein is MEVFWYITIAIVLAVFFILDGYDFGAGIIHLFFAKKEKDKEVITKSAGLFWDSNEVWLVAAGGMLFMAFPTFYASVFSGFYLPLIIVLWLIIFRAIGLEFRGQFNYQMWKDIWDKSFGVSSLLLALFFGIALGNIVRGVNLGSVENGVSAHEGHYFFLPLWDSTFSPLSKTPGIIDWFTLIIGIISVVTLAIHGANWIILKTNSSINNKLKGIVFKLNIVLAVLTVFSLIVWQIVNPSSLNNFVDKPYLILFPIIYLTGLIGLFFIKKIKKDIYSFILSSLIVLGGITSSLASLFPVILPSINTVNEPLTIYNTAAPEYGLSVALNWGIIGFILLFVYLIVQKRLMGGKIDKMDYGH
- a CDS encoding cytochrome ubiquinol oxidase subunit I, translating into MEDMIFYDRLQFAFTITFHYIFPQLTMGLSLLIVFFKWKYLRNNIEKYNNAAKFLMKIFAVNFTMGVITGIPMEFQFGTNWAKFSELTGSVIGQTLAMEGMFSFFLESSFLALFIFGEKLMGQKLHFLTGFLVFLGSWASGWFILATNAWMQHPVGYEVLENGKFVLNNFSALFSNPWLLPAFLHNQLASVVTSSFVVASIGAFYVLRNKQTEYGKLFLKTGVIFGLISSILVAFPTGDWNAKNVAEYQPASFAAMEGIFETEEAGAEIVLVGQPNMVEKKLDNKIAVPNVLSFLTHQDWDKQIPGMDQFKKEELPDNIPALYYSYHIMVGLGTIFIGVMLLSAFFLWRKKIYKIKPLLWTIMFLVPFPYIANLTGWYTAELGRQPYLVYGLLRTSEGVSPTVSSGNTLFTLLGFVALYMLLGLLFLVLVGKTINQGPEPKTH
- a CDS encoding methyltransferase domain-containing protein, whose amino-acid sequence is MILDEDFWDNRYKTSDIGWDLGEVSPPLKSYFNQLTNKDLHILIPGGGNSYEAEYLHSKGFKNVYVVDLSKTALQNIKSRVPTFPSSHLIHSNFFDLNITFDLIIEQTFFCAISPSLRNKYVEKAFNLLNTNGKIAGLLFNIPLNSTHPPFGGNKEEYIMLFKPHFNIKIMDTAYNSIKPRSGNELFFILQKK
- the trxA gene encoding thioredoxin: MSKFSELINKDTPVLVDFYAEWCGPCKTMSPILKDVKDSLKDKVSIIKIDVDKNQTLAAKYQVKGVPTMLLFKNGKQIWRQSGVLQKNELISIITTAN
- a CDS encoding rhodanese-like domain-containing protein; translated protein: MSILTYLFGSKANTNKAITILNSTEFKNKIEHTNVQLIDVRTPNEYKNGHIKNAINIDFFSRDFMSNFDNLNRDEAIYIYCRSGSRSRKSANKLASVGFTKIYDLKGGILGYN
- a CDS encoding START-like domain-containing protein; the encoded protein is MSDKINYELEFVIQSSPQMLYQYISTPSGLSEWFADNVNSRGEKFTFIWDGSEEVANLLKKKSDEFIRFAWEDDDDDCYFELRIKVDDITSDVSLFISDFAEEDEVEEGKLLWTNQISSLKQVLGSA
- a CDS encoding aminotransferase class IV → MINFNGELVENNTLFLNEENRGLRYGDSLFESIRVVNGKIYFWEDHYLRLMASMRILRMEIPMNFTMEYLEEQILETINADNLQNNAVRIRLTVFRNNGGLYLPTTNNVSFIIETKVLENAFYIHSDEAYEVELFKDHYVNSGLLSTLKSNNKIINVLGSIYAKENGYSNCLLLNNQKQVVEALNGNLFLVKGDTIKTPPLKDGCLNGITRKKLIASLEKLENYSLEEASISPFELQKADELFVTNVITGIQSITKYRKKEFTNTVAKDLLGKLNAVARLS